In Portunus trituberculatus isolate SZX2019 unplaced genomic scaffold, ASM1759143v1 PGA_scaffold_453__1_contigs__length_265712, whole genome shotgun sequence, a genomic segment contains:
- the LOC123500631 gene encoding ribosomal RNA small subunit methyltransferase NEP1-like, translating to MGKKRKNMDEEDEGESSHRQTVPTHVKNQEKRLIVVLERANLESVKNGKSYELLNCDDHMGLMKKYNKDPANCRPDILHQCLLMLQDSPLNQAGKLQVYIHTEKNVLIEVNPQCRIPRTFKRFAGLMVQLLHKMSVRASDGNMKLLKAIRNPVTAHLPAGCKKIGTSFTAKKLVNPREIVPENDPIVIVIGSMAHGKVEVDYIEEEIAISRYHLSAALTCAKMCSGFEEVWGVK from the exons atggggaagaaaaggaagaacatggacgaggaggatgaaggagaatcCTCCCACAGGCAGACGGTCCCTACCCATGTCAAAAACCAAGAGAAGAGACTCATCGTGGTGCTGGAGCGAGCCAACCTGGAGAGTGTCAAG AACGGCAAGAGTTATGAATTGCTCAACTGTGACGACCACATGGGTCTAATGAAGAAGTACAACAAAGATCCTGCCAACTGCCGGCCAGACATCCTCCACCAATGTCTCCTCATGCTCCAAGATTCTCCACTCAACCAGGCAGGCAAACTACAG GTTTACATCCATACCgagaaaaatgtcttgataGAGGTCAACCCACAGTGCAGAATTCCTAGAACTTTCAAGAGATTTGCTGGTCTGATGG TTCAGCTGCTTCACAAAATGAGTGTTCGAGCCAGCGATGGTAACATGAAGCTTTTGAAGGCTATACGCAACCCTGTCACAGCTCACCTCCCTGCTGGGTGCAAGAAGATTGGCACCTCCTTCACTGCTAAGAAACTTGTCAATCCACGGGAGATTGTTCCTGAGAATGATCCCATTGTAATTGTGATTGGATCCATGGCTCATGGCAAG gTGGAAGTAGATTATATTGAAGAAGAAATTGCAATATCAAGATACCACTTGTCCGCAGCATTAACCTGTGCCAAAATGTGCAGTGGTTTTGAAGAAGTGTGGGGCGTCAAGTAG
- the LOC123500630 gene encoding cytochrome P450 3A11-like isoform X1 — protein sequence MGVEVWLLTATLVVLAVAYLTRRRTYWSSRGVSTPPTAPITGHFHKGLLINKRHWEFIDENYNKFYNSSMFGLYEFNTPVLVTWDTEIIKSVLVKDFDHFIDRRDFNMRTGQKRDEVMSEMLSIKKGAEWKSLRAIMTPTFTSGKIKSMFPLVCDKADALIEFSKKEAASGSYVDMKKNFGAYTLDTIASCAFGIECNSLVDSDNEFTSNMETFFKGGLLPLFKGIFFYWMPRLFKLFDLTLNPPVVDFFIDVVEQTIASRKAGMKRGDFLDLLLEARDQSDNPNSKHVLTDLSMVSQSVLFIIAGYDTTASLLANSSFLLAKNKDQQRRLRDELRQMVAEHGKITYKGIMEAKFLDACLQESLRLYPSIGLLERACTKSYKLPGTDLTIKPGDLVEVPIWSIQHDPNNWTDPEAFIPDRFLPENKGDIKPFTHMPFGMGPRNCIAMRFALMEAKVALSKLVLEMEMECAPGHEELVLETVNGLLRSKEGVMLLLKPVREE from the exons ATGGGCGTGGAGGTGTGGCTGCTGACAGCAACACTAGTGGTGCTGGCTGTGGCGTACTTGACGAGGCGACGAACCTACTGGTCCTCAAGAGGTGTGTCCACCCCGCCCACTGCTCCCATCACAGGCCACTTCCATAAAGGACTATTGATCAATAAAAGACACTGGGAATTCATAGATGAG aattataacaagttttacAATTCTTCAATGTTTGGCCTTTATGAGTTCAATACACCTGTTTTGGTTACATGGGACACCGAGATCATTAAGAGTGTTCTCGTTAAGGATTTTGACCATTTCATCGACCGAAGAGACTTCAATATGAGGACTGGCcaaaagagagatgaagtgaTGTCAGAGATGTTGTCTATCAAAAAAGGTGCCGAGTGGAAGAGTCTGCGAGCCATCATGACGCCTACTTTCACTTCAGGCAAGATCAAAAGCATGTTTCCTTTGGTGTGCGACAAGGCCGATGCTCTCATCGAGTTTTCCAAGAAAGAAGCGGCAAGCGGCTCCTATGTAGACATGAAGAAAAACTTTGGGGCATACACTTTAGACACAATTGCTTCCTGTGCCTTTGGCATCGAGTGTAACTCTCTGGTAGATAGTGATAATGAATTCACAAGCAATATGGAAACATTCTTTAAAGGAGGCCTTCTCCCACTGTTTAAAGGCATATTTTTCTACTGGATGCCAAGACTCTTCAAGTTATTTGACTTAACTTTAAATCCTCCGGTTGTGGACTTTTTCATCGATGTTGTAGAGCAGACCATAGCATCCAGAAAGGCGGGAATGAAGCGTGGAGACTTTCTGGACCTACTATTGGAGGCAAGAGACCAATCTGACAACCCCAACAGTAAACACG TCTTGACTGACCTCTCTATGGTGTCCCAAAGTGTGCTTTTCATCATTGCTGGATATGACACCACTGCCTCCTTGCTGGccaattcttccttcctgctaGCTAAGAACAAGGACCAGCAACGACGCCTCCGAGACGAGTTGCGCCAGATGGTTGCAGAGCACGGCAAAATCACCTACAAGGGAATCATGGAGGCCAAATTTCTTGACGCTTGTCTTCAAG AATCACTCCGTCTATATCCTTCAATTGGATTGCTAGAGCGTGCCTGCACCAAAAGTTATAA GTTACCTGGCACTGACCTGACTATCAAGCCAGGAGACCTGGTGGAGGTGCCCATTTGGAGTATTCAGCACGACCCAAACAACTGGACCGACCCTGAGGCGTTCATTCCTGACCGCTTCCTGCCTGAGAACAAGGGCGACATCAAACCCTTCACTCATATGCCCTTCGGGATGGGTCCTAGAAACTGCATAG CCATGCGATTTGCCCTGATGGAGGCCAAGGTAGCTCTGTCCAAGCTGGtgctggagatggagatggagtgtGCACCAGGCCATGAGGAGCTGGTTTTAGAAACAGTTAATGGCTTGTTACGCTCCAAGGAAGGTgtaatgctgctgctgaagCCAGTCAGGGAAGAATGA